A stretch of Streptomyces vietnamensis DNA encodes these proteins:
- a CDS encoding membrane dipeptidase, giving the protein MAELLDDHPTTTLPTVPAAPEPPPPLDETARARALLAAQPVTEGHTELPGSLDPEDLPPVRSAEAGAQLWSLHTEDDEGVIGTLRRIDSVRALVAACPEDLRLAYTTSELAHARNCGRVAALLGPVSWTALGGSAAILRAYHALGVRAVNLTRFDRFARDAVREMNRIGLAVDLSGADPDTVRRALAVTRAPALLTLAAPETLPDDVLGLLGENGAVLMVTVTEDPAATADVLDRVRAQAGPHCTGVSHTTAPAAGYAPLFAELLRRGWTAQELVGLAHANATRALRETEFLSRTNRIRPAAA; this is encoded by the coding sequence ATGGCGGAACTGCTGGACGACCATCCCACCACCACCCTCCCGACCGTGCCCGCCGCCCCGGAGCCACCTCCGCCGCTCGACGAGACGGCACGCGCCCGGGCCCTCCTCGCCGCGCAGCCCGTCACCGAGGGCCACACCGAACTCCCCGGGTCCCTCGACCCCGAGGACCTGCCGCCCGTGCGCAGCGCGGAGGCCGGGGCCCAACTGTGGTCCCTGCACACCGAGGACGACGAGGGCGTCATCGGGACCCTGCGGCGGATCGACTCCGTCCGCGCCCTCGTCGCCGCCTGCCCCGAGGACCTGCGCCTCGCGTACACGACGTCCGAGCTGGCCCACGCCCGCAACTGCGGCCGCGTCGCCGCCCTGCTCGGCCCGGTCAGCTGGACGGCGCTCGGCGGCTCCGCGGCCATCCTGCGGGCCTACCACGCCCTGGGCGTACGGGCCGTGAACCTCACCCGCTTCGACCGCTTCGCCCGCGACGCCGTACGGGAGATGAACCGCATCGGCCTCGCCGTGGACCTCTCCGGCGCCGACCCGGACACGGTCCGCCGCGCCCTCGCCGTCACCCGCGCCCCGGCGCTGCTGACCCTGGCCGCCCCCGAGACCCTGCCGGACGACGTCCTCGGCCTCCTCGGCGAGAACGGCGCCGTCCTCATGGTCACCGTCACCGAGGACCCGGCGGCCACCGCCGACGTCCTCGACCGGGTACGGGCACAGGCGGGCCCGCACTGCACGGGCGTCTCCCACACCACCGCCCCGGCCGCCGGCTACGCACCGCTCTTCGCGGAGCTGCTCCGCCGGGGCTGGACCGCCCAGGAACTCGTCGGCCTCGCCCACGCCAACGCCACCCGGGCGCTGCGCGAGACGGAGTTCCTGTCCCGGACGAACCGGATCCGGCCGGCCGCGGCCTGA
- the purE gene encoding 5-(carboxyamino)imidazole ribonucleotide mutase, with product MGSDSDWPVMEAAAQALDEFEIPYEVDVVSAHRMPREMIAYGEEAADRGLKAIIAGAGGAAHLPGMLASVTPLPVIGVPVPLKYLDGMDSLLSIVQMPAGVPVATVSVGGARNAGLLAARILATHDADLLARMREFQQELNDQATEKGKRLRAKVEGSASFGFAK from the coding sequence ATGGGATCCGACTCCGACTGGCCCGTGATGGAGGCCGCGGCGCAGGCCCTGGACGAGTTCGAGATCCCGTACGAGGTCGACGTCGTCTCCGCCCACCGGATGCCGCGCGAGATGATCGCGTACGGCGAGGAGGCCGCGGACCGCGGGCTCAAGGCGATCATCGCGGGCGCCGGCGGCGCCGCCCACCTGCCGGGCATGCTCGCCTCCGTCACCCCGCTGCCGGTCATCGGCGTGCCGGTGCCGCTGAAGTACCTCGACGGCATGGACTCGCTGCTGTCCATCGTGCAGATGCCGGCCGGTGTCCCGGTCGCCACGGTCTCCGTCGGCGGCGCGCGGAACGCGGGCCTGCTCGCGGCCCGGATCCTCGCCACGCACGACGCCGACCTGCTCGCCCGCATGCGGGAGTTCCAGCAGGAGCTCAACGACCAGGCCACGGAGAAGGGCAAGCGGCTCCGGGCCAAGGTCGAGGGCTCGGCGTCCTTCGGCTTCGCCAAGTGA
- a CDS encoding GtrA family protein encodes MSEPGALRMRLQGLFREVAKFGAVGAVGVLVDLGVFNLVRHFSDLPVVRASVIATVVAIVFNYLGFRYFTYRDRDKSSRAKELTLFLVFSLVGLVIQNGLLFAATYGFGWDTPLQSNFFKFFGIGVATLFRFWSYRTWVFRALPAKEAVQTAESFLEQAPRQASRRQPDRV; translated from the coding sequence ATGAGTGAACCCGGCGCGCTGCGCATGCGACTCCAGGGGCTCTTCCGGGAGGTCGCCAAGTTCGGCGCCGTCGGCGCGGTGGGGGTCCTGGTCGACCTCGGGGTGTTCAACCTCGTCCGCCACTTCTCGGACCTGCCGGTCGTGCGGGCGAGCGTCATCGCCACCGTGGTCGCGATCGTCTTCAACTACCTCGGCTTCCGGTACTTCACCTACCGGGACCGGGACAAGAGCAGCCGCGCCAAGGAGCTGACCCTCTTCCTCGTCTTCAGCCTGGTCGGCCTGGTGATCCAGAACGGTCTGCTGTTCGCGGCGACGTACGGGTTCGGCTGGGACACCCCGCTGCAGAGCAACTTCTTCAAGTTCTTCGGCATCGGCGTCGCGACGCTGTTCCGCTTCTGGTCGTACCGCACGTGGGTGTTCCGCGCGCTGCCGGCGAAGGAGGCCGTGCAGACCGCCGAATCGTTCCTGGAGCAGGCCCCGCGGCAGGCGAGCCGCCGCCAGCCCGACCGCGTCTGA
- a CDS encoding UDP-glucose dehydrogenase family protein gives MALKITVIGTGYLGATHAAAMAELGFEVLGLDVVPEKIEMLSAGRVPMYEPGLEELLAKHVAGIEGSSGRLRFTTSWEEVGAFGDVHFVCVNTPQKHGEYACDMSYVDAAFASLAGVVREGALVVGKSTVPVGSAERLAQLLPEGVELAWNPEFLREGFAVNDTLHPDRIVVGVRGERAEKTLREVYAVPVGEGSPFVVTDFPTAELVKTSANSFLATKISFINAMAEVCEAAGGDVAKLAEAIGHDDRIGAKFLRAGIGFGGGCLPKDIRAFMARAGELGADQALTFLREIDSINMRRRGQMVEMAREALGGSTFLGRRVAVLGATFKPDSDDVRDSPALNVAGQIHLQGGQVTVYDPKGMENARRVFPTLGYADSALEAVRGADVVLHLTEWREFRELDPAELAAVASSRVILDGRNALDGERWRTAGWTYRAMGRPTA, from the coding sequence ATGGCCCTCAAGATCACCGTGATCGGCACCGGCTACCTCGGCGCCACCCACGCCGCGGCCATGGCGGAGCTGGGCTTCGAGGTCCTCGGCCTGGACGTCGTCCCCGAGAAGATCGAGATGCTGTCCGCCGGGCGCGTCCCCATGTACGAGCCGGGCCTGGAGGAGCTGCTCGCGAAGCACGTGGCCGGGATCGAGGGATCGAGCGGCCGGCTGCGCTTCACCACCTCCTGGGAGGAGGTCGGCGCCTTCGGCGACGTGCACTTCGTCTGCGTGAACACCCCGCAGAAGCACGGCGAGTACGCCTGCGACATGAGCTACGTGGACGCCGCCTTCGCCTCCCTCGCCGGAGTCGTGCGCGAAGGGGCCCTGGTCGTCGGCAAGTCGACCGTGCCGGTCGGCTCGGCCGAGCGGCTCGCGCAGCTCCTCCCCGAGGGCGTCGAGCTCGCCTGGAACCCGGAGTTCCTGCGCGAGGGCTTCGCCGTGAACGACACCCTGCACCCGGACCGGATCGTCGTCGGCGTGCGCGGCGAGCGGGCCGAGAAGACGCTCCGCGAGGTGTACGCCGTACCGGTCGGCGAGGGCTCTCCGTTCGTCGTCACCGACTTCCCGACGGCCGAGCTGGTCAAGACCTCCGCCAACTCCTTCCTCGCCACCAAGATCTCCTTCATCAACGCGATGGCCGAGGTCTGCGAGGCCGCCGGCGGCGACGTCGCCAAGCTCGCGGAGGCCATCGGCCACGACGACCGGATCGGCGCCAAGTTCCTGCGCGCCGGCATCGGCTTCGGCGGCGGCTGCCTCCCGAAGGACATCCGGGCCTTCATGGCCCGCGCGGGCGAGCTGGGCGCCGACCAGGCCCTGACCTTCCTCCGCGAGATCGACTCGATCAACATGCGGCGGCGCGGCCAGATGGTGGAGATGGCCCGCGAGGCCCTCGGCGGGTCCACCTTCCTGGGCCGCCGGGTCGCCGTGCTCGGCGCCACCTTCAAGCCGGACTCGGACGACGTCCGCGACTCCCCCGCCCTCAACGTGGCCGGTCAGATACACCTCCAGGGCGGCCAGGTGACCGTCTACGACCCGAAGGGCATGGAGAACGCCCGCCGCGTCTTCCCGACCCTCGGCTACGCCGACTCGGCCCTGGAGGCCGTGCGCGGGGCGGACGTGGTCCTGCACCTGACCGAGTGGCGCGAGTTCCGCGAGCTCGACCCGGCGGAGCTGGCCGCGGTCGCCTCCTCGCGGGTGATCCTCGACGGCCGCAACGCCCTCGACGGGGAGCGGTGGCGGACGGCCGGCTGGACGTACCGCGCGATGGGCCGCCCGACGGCCTGA
- a CDS encoding response regulator transcription factor has product MTRVLLAEDDASISEPLARALRREGYEVEVREDGPTALDAGLQGGVDLVVLDLGLPGMDGLEVARRLRAEGHTVPILVLTARADEVDTVVGLDAGADDYVTKPFRLAELLARVRALLRRGSTEPAAAPATHGVRIDVESHRAWMGDEELQLTAKEFDLLRVLVRDAGRVVTRDQLMREVWDTTWWSSTKTLDMHISWLRKKLGDDAANPRYIATVRGVGFRFEKS; this is encoded by the coding sequence ATGACCCGTGTACTGCTCGCCGAGGACGACGCATCCATCTCGGAACCGCTGGCCCGCGCCCTGCGGAGAGAGGGATACGAGGTCGAGGTCCGCGAGGACGGCCCCACCGCCCTCGACGCCGGACTCCAGGGCGGGGTCGACCTGGTCGTGCTCGACCTGGGCCTGCCCGGCATGGACGGCCTCGAAGTCGCCCGTCGGCTGCGCGCCGAGGGCCACACGGTCCCGATCCTGGTCCTCACCGCCCGCGCGGACGAGGTCGACACCGTCGTCGGGCTCGACGCGGGCGCCGACGACTACGTCACCAAGCCCTTCCGGCTCGCCGAACTCCTCGCCCGGGTCCGGGCCCTGCTCCGGCGCGGCTCCACCGAGCCGGCCGCCGCCCCCGCGACCCACGGCGTACGGATCGACGTCGAGTCGCACCGGGCCTGGATGGGCGACGAGGAGCTCCAGCTCACGGCGAAGGAGTTCGACCTGCTCCGGGTCCTGGTCCGGGACGCGGGCCGGGTCGTCACCCGCGACCAGCTGATGCGCGAGGTCTGGGACACCACCTGGTGGTCCTCCACCAAGACCCTCGACATGCACATCTCCTGGCTGCGCAAGAAGCTCGGCGACGACGCGGCGAACCCCCGCTACATCGCGACGGTCCGAGGAGTCGGCTTCCGCTTCGAGAAGAGCTGA
- a CDS encoding ATP-binding protein, which yields MRRRLINSTLAVVLVVIGVFGVSLVIVESRTIAGSAQESVDSEALRIVSIVDSRLIGGEPVNPDILAEQSGAKRYAQIRIPGRETIEIGVRPTGEVIRGLAEGERGETVIVEESRSTVTAEVGRTLMIIGAVALLAVVAAVLLAVRQANKLASPLTDLAETAERLGSGDPRPRHKRYGVPELDRVADVLDASAERIARMLTAERRLAADASHQLRTPLTALSMRLEEVAMADDLDTVREEATIALTQVERLTDVVERLLTNSRDPRTGSAVAFDLDEVVKQQIEEWRPAYRSAGRAIVHSGKQGMRAVGTPGAVAQVLAALIENSLMHGGGTVALRTRVTGNQSVIEVTDEGPGVPADLGARIFERAVSGRSSTGIGLAVARDLAEADGGRLELLQQQPPVFALFLSREVRGITERPQERPVR from the coding sequence GTGCGCCGCCGTCTGATCAACTCCACGCTCGCCGTCGTCCTCGTCGTCATCGGCGTCTTCGGCGTCTCCCTCGTCATCGTCGAGAGCCGCACCATCGCCGGCAGCGCCCAGGAGAGCGTGGACTCGGAGGCGCTGCGGATCGTCTCCATCGTCGACAGCCGGCTCATCGGCGGCGAGCCGGTCAACCCGGACATCCTCGCCGAGCAGAGCGGCGCCAAGCGGTACGCCCAGATCCGCATCCCCGGCCGCGAGACCATCGAGATCGGTGTCCGCCCCACGGGCGAGGTCATCCGGGGCCTCGCCGAGGGCGAGCGCGGCGAGACGGTGATCGTCGAGGAGTCCCGCTCCACGGTGACCGCCGAGGTCGGCCGCACCCTGATGATCATCGGCGCGGTGGCCCTGCTCGCGGTCGTCGCCGCCGTCCTCCTCGCCGTACGGCAGGCGAACAAGCTGGCGTCCCCGCTCACCGACCTCGCCGAGACCGCCGAGCGCCTCGGCTCCGGCGACCCGCGGCCCCGGCACAAGCGGTACGGGGTGCCCGAGCTGGACCGGGTCGCGGACGTCCTGGACGCCTCCGCCGAGCGGATCGCCCGGATGCTCACCGCCGAGCGCCGGCTCGCCGCCGACGCCTCCCACCAGCTCCGTACGCCCCTCACCGCGCTCTCCATGCGCCTGGAGGAGGTCGCCATGGCCGACGACCTCGACACGGTCAGGGAGGAGGCGACGATCGCGCTCACCCAGGTCGAGCGGCTCACCGACGTCGTCGAGCGGCTGCTCACCAACTCCCGCGACCCGCGGACCGGCTCCGCCGTCGCCTTCGACCTCGACGAGGTCGTCAAGCAGCAGATCGAGGAGTGGCGCCCGGCCTACCGCAGCGCGGGGCGGGCCATCGTGCACTCCGGCAAGCAGGGGATGCGGGCGGTCGGCACCCCGGGCGCGGTCGCCCAGGTCCTCGCCGCCCTGATCGAGAACTCGCTCATGCACGGCGGCGGCACGGTCGCCCTGCGCACCCGCGTCACCGGCAACCAGTCGGTGATCGAGGTCACCGACGAGGGCCCGGGCGTCCCCGCCGACCTCGGCGCGCGGATCTTCGAGCGGGCGGTGAGCGGCCGCAGCTCGACGGGCATCGGCCTGGCGGTCGCCCGGGACCTGGCGGAGGCGGACGGCGGGCGTCTCGAGCTGCTCCAGCAGCAGCCGCCGGTCTTCGCGCTCTTCCTGAGCCGGGAGGTCAGGGGCATCACGGAGCGGCCGCAGGAGCGTCCCGTACGGTAA
- a CDS encoding peptide MFS transporter yields the protein MASSLTTASTGTPGSEKTFFGHPRGLATLFMTEMWERFSYYGMRALLVLYLVSGGADAATGSQGGGLAMTAATATAIYSVYVSMVYLMAMPGGWFGDRVWGARKTVTIAGFVIMAGHASLAIPGQAMFFVGLALVAAGSGLLKANISTMVGHLYDGPDDPRRDGGFTLFYVGINLGAFLAPLVIGTVGESYNWHLGFLLAAIGMAVGLGQFLFGTKHLSEKSSVVPNPLSDAERKSVLVKVCATIAVVAVFYGIVVAAGMYTLNWALVPITLAGLLIPIAVIVRIKRDKDLDKAEQSKVTGYIWFFVAAAVFWMIYDQGGSTLSLFADSKTTDHIGPLSFPATWFQSLNPLFVMALAPVFAWLWLWLARRNQEPSTIVKFSLGLVGIGISFFVFLAPIGLATGDTKVSPMWLVGIYFIQTVAELCLSPVGLSVTTKMAPQKYASQMLGVWFLAVTAGDCTTGLLSLAGVDLNGTGIIALQAVAVTVAAVAVFMYRKKVKALMGDVH from the coding sequence ATGGCGTCCAGCCTGACGACGGCTTCGACCGGAACCCCTGGTTCCGAGAAGACGTTCTTCGGCCACCCCCGTGGTCTGGCCACCCTCTTCATGACCGAGATGTGGGAGCGTTTCTCCTACTACGGCATGCGGGCCCTTCTCGTTCTGTACCTGGTCTCCGGCGGCGCGGACGCGGCGACCGGCAGCCAGGGTGGCGGCCTCGCGATGACCGCGGCGACGGCGACGGCGATCTACTCCGTCTACGTCTCGATGGTCTACCTGATGGCCATGCCCGGCGGCTGGTTCGGCGACCGCGTCTGGGGCGCCCGCAAGACCGTCACCATCGCAGGCTTCGTGATCATGGCCGGTCACGCCTCGCTGGCCATCCCCGGTCAGGCGATGTTCTTCGTCGGCCTGGCGCTCGTCGCCGCCGGCTCCGGTCTGCTCAAGGCCAACATCTCCACGATGGTCGGTCACCTCTACGACGGCCCGGACGACCCGCGCCGTGACGGTGGCTTCACCCTCTTCTACGTCGGCATCAACCTCGGCGCCTTCCTCGCCCCGCTGGTCATCGGCACCGTCGGCGAGAGCTACAACTGGCACCTGGGCTTCCTGCTCGCGGCCATCGGCATGGCCGTCGGCCTGGGCCAGTTCCTCTTCGGCACCAAGCACCTGAGCGAGAAGAGCAGCGTGGTCCCGAACCCGCTCTCCGACGCCGAGCGCAAGTCGGTCCTCGTCAAGGTCTGCGCCACGATCGCCGTCGTCGCCGTCTTCTACGGCATCGTCGTCGCCGCCGGCATGTACACCCTGAACTGGGCGCTCGTCCCGATCACCCTCGCCGGTCTGCTCATCCCGATCGCCGTGATCGTCCGCATCAAGCGCGACAAGGACCTCGACAAGGCCGAGCAGTCCAAGGTCACCGGCTACATCTGGTTCTTCGTGGCCGCGGCCGTCTTCTGGATGATCTACGACCAGGGCGGCTCGACCCTGTCCCTCTTCGCGGACAGCAAGACCACCGACCACATCGGTCCGCTGAGCTTCCCGGCCACCTGGTTCCAGTCGCTCAACCCGCTCTTCGTCATGGCGCTGGCTCCGGTCTTCGCCTGGCTGTGGCTGTGGCTCGCCCGCCGCAACCAGGAGCCGAGCACCATCGTGAAGTTCTCGCTGGGCCTGGTGGGCATCGGCATCTCGTTCTTCGTCTTCCTGGCCCCGATCGGCCTGGCCACCGGCGACACCAAGGTCAGCCCGATGTGGCTGGTCGGGATCTACTTCATCCAGACCGTCGCCGAGCTGTGCCTCTCCCCGGTCGGCCTCTCCGTCACCACGAAGATGGCGCCGCAGAAGTACGCCTCGCAGATGCTGGGCGTCTGGTTCCTCGCCGTCACCGCCGGTGACTGCACCACGGGTCTGCTCTCCCTCGCGGGCGTGGACCTGAACGGCACCGGGATCATCGCGCTGCAGGCCGTGGCCGTCACGGTCGCCGCCGTCGCGGTCTTCATGTACCGCAAGAAGGTCAAGGCGCTCATGGGCGACGTCCACTGA
- a CDS encoding dipeptidase, which translates to MSAALSAADRLDEARELLASSPVVDGHNDLPWALREHVRYDLDRMDIAADQSASLHTDLARLRAGGVGAQFWSVYVPCRLAGDDAVSATLEQIDIVDQLLDRYASDLAPALTADDMEAARKQGRIASLKGAEGGHSINNSLATLRALHALGVRYMTLTHNDNNDWADSATDEPRVGGLTAFGREVVREMNRSGMLVDLSHVAATTMRAALDATAAPVIFSHSSSLAVCDHPRNIPDDVLERLPANGGVAMATFVPKFILPAAVEWTARADENLRAHGFDHLDTTAGAMRLHRAFEEANPRPIATAATVADHLDHMREAAGIDHIGIGGDYDGTAFTPAGLDDVAGYPNLIAELLHRGWSHQDLAKLTWSNAVRALRDAEAVSRDLKSRTAPSNATIEALDTP; encoded by the coding sequence GTGAGCGCGGCCCTGAGCGCGGCGGACCGTCTCGACGAGGCCAGGGAGCTCCTGGCCTCGTCGCCCGTGGTCGACGGCCACAACGACCTCCCGTGGGCGCTGCGCGAGCACGTGCGCTACGACCTGGACCGGATGGACATCGCGGCCGACCAGTCGGCCTCGCTCCACACCGACCTGGCCCGGCTCCGTGCCGGCGGCGTCGGCGCCCAGTTCTGGTCGGTGTACGTGCCGTGCCGGCTGGCCGGCGACGACGCGGTCAGCGCGACCCTGGAGCAGATCGACATCGTCGACCAGCTCCTCGACCGGTACGCCTCCGACCTCGCCCCGGCCCTGACGGCGGACGACATGGAGGCGGCCCGGAAGCAGGGCCGCATCGCCTCGCTGAAGGGCGCCGAGGGCGGCCACTCGATCAACAACTCCCTCGCCACCCTGCGCGCGCTGCACGCCCTGGGCGTGCGGTACATGACGCTCACGCACAACGACAACAACGACTGGGCGGACTCGGCGACCGACGAGCCGCGCGTCGGCGGACTGACCGCCTTCGGCCGCGAGGTCGTCCGCGAGATGAACCGCTCGGGCATGCTCGTCGACCTCTCGCACGTCGCCGCGACGACGATGCGGGCCGCACTCGACGCCACTGCGGCACCGGTGATCTTCTCGCACTCCTCGTCCCTCGCGGTCTGCGACCACCCGCGGAACATCCCGGACGACGTCCTGGAGCGCCTGCCCGCCAACGGCGGCGTCGCGATGGCCACCTTCGTGCCCAAGTTCATCCTCCCCGCGGCCGTCGAATGGACGGCGCGGGCGGACGAGAACCTCCGGGCGCACGGCTTCGACCACCTCGACACCACCGCCGGGGCGATGAGGCTGCACCGCGCCTTCGAGGAGGCCAACCCCCGCCCGATCGCCACCGCCGCGACGGTCGCCGACCACCTCGACCACATGCGCGAGGCCGCCGGCATCGACCACATCGGCATCGGCGGCGACTACGACGGCACGGCCTTCACCCCGGCCGGCCTCGACGACGTCGCCGGCTACCCGAACCTGATCGCCGAACTCCTCCACCGCGGCTGGTCCCACCAGGACCTCGCCAAACTGACCTGGTCCAACGCGGTCCGCGCCCTCCGCGACGCGGAAGCGGTCTCCCGTGACCTCAAGAGCCGCACGGCCCCGTCGAACGCGACGATCGAGGCGCTCGACACGCCGTAG
- a CDS encoding 5-(carboxyamino)imidazole ribonucleotide synthase: protein MTFPVVGMVGGGQLARMTHEAGIPLGIKFKLLSDTPQDSAAQVVSEVVIGDYRDLDTLRDFARGCDVITFDHEHVPAEHLAALEADGVVIRPGRAALAHAQDKGVMRAKLDELGAPSPRHRIVADPADAAAFAAEVGGFPIILKTVRGGYDGKGVWFVRTPEDAREAFLAGVQVLAEEKVDFVRELAANIVRSPHGQAVAYPVVESRQVDGVCDTVIAPAPGLDEELAGQAQELALRIAKELDVVGHLAVELFQTTDGRILVNELAMRPHNSGHWTQDGAITSQFANHVRAVLDLPLGDPRPRARWTVMCNVLGGDYPDMYSAYLHCMARDPQLKIHMYGKDVKPGRKVGHVNTYGDDLDDVLERARHAAGYLRGTIVE, encoded by the coding sequence GTGACGTTCCCCGTAGTAGGCATGGTCGGAGGCGGGCAGCTCGCCCGTATGACCCACGAGGCGGGTATCCCCCTCGGCATCAAGTTCAAGCTCCTCAGCGACACCCCGCAGGACTCCGCGGCCCAGGTGGTCAGCGAGGTCGTCATCGGCGACTACCGCGATCTGGACACGCTGCGTGACTTCGCGCGCGGCTGCGACGTGATCACCTTCGATCACGAGCACGTGCCCGCGGAGCACCTGGCGGCCCTGGAGGCGGACGGCGTCGTCATCCGCCCCGGCCGCGCGGCCCTCGCGCACGCGCAGGACAAGGGGGTGATGCGCGCGAAGCTCGACGAGCTCGGCGCGCCGAGCCCCCGGCACCGCATCGTGGCGGACCCGGCGGACGCGGCGGCCTTCGCCGCCGAGGTCGGCGGCTTCCCGATCATCCTGAAGACCGTGCGCGGCGGCTACGACGGCAAGGGCGTCTGGTTCGTCCGCACGCCCGAGGACGCCCGCGAGGCCTTCCTCGCCGGGGTCCAGGTCCTCGCCGAGGAGAAGGTCGACTTCGTCCGCGAGCTCGCGGCGAACATCGTCCGCTCCCCGCACGGCCAGGCCGTCGCCTACCCGGTCGTCGAGTCCCGCCAGGTCGACGGCGTCTGCGACACCGTCATCGCGCCCGCGCCCGGCCTCGACGAGGAGCTGGCCGGTCAGGCCCAGGAGCTGGCCCTCCGGATCGCCAAGGAGCTGGACGTCGTCGGTCACCTCGCCGTCGAGCTGTTCCAGACCACGGACGGCCGCATCCTCGTCAACGAACTGGCGATGCGCCCGCACAACTCCGGCCACTGGACCCAGGACGGGGCGATCACCTCGCAGTTCGCCAACCACGTCCGGGCGGTTCTCGACCTCCCCCTCGGCGATCCGCGCCCCCGTGCGCGGTGGACCGTGATGTGCAATGTCCTGGGCGGCGACTACCCGGACATGTACTCCGCGTACCTGCACTGCATGGCCAGGGACCCGCAGCTCAAGATCCACATGTACGGCAAGGACGTGAAGCCCGGTCGCAAGGTGGGCCACGTCAACACCTACGGCGACGACCTCGACGACGTGCTGGAGCGCGCCCGTCACGCCGCCGGCTATCTGCGAGGAACCATCGTTGAGTAA
- a CDS encoding acyl-CoA dehydrogenase family protein — MSGSTDFDLYRPSEEHDMLRESVRALAEAKIAPFATAVDEEARFPQEALDALVANDLHAVHVPESYGGAGADALATVIVIEEVARVCVSSSLIPAVNKLGSLPVILSGSEELKKKYLGPLAKGDAMFSYCLSEPDAGSDAAGMKTRAVRDGDSWVLNGVKRWITNAGVSEYYTVMAVTDPDKRSKGISAFVVEKSDAGVSFGAPEKKLGIKGSPTREVYLDNVRIPADRMIGAEGTGFATAMKTLDHTRITIAAQALGVAQGALDYAKGYVKERKQFGKPIADFQGVQFMLADMAMKLEAARQLTYAAAAKSERVDGDLTFFGAAAKCFASDVAMEVTTDAVQLLGGYGYTRDYPLERMMRDAKITQIYEGTNQVQRIVMARNLP; from the coding sequence GTGTCGGGTTCGACTGATTTCGACCTGTATCGGCCCTCGGAGGAGCACGACATGCTCCGGGAGTCGGTGCGTGCCCTCGCGGAGGCGAAGATCGCCCCGTTCGCGACGGCGGTGGACGAGGAGGCCAGGTTCCCCCAGGAGGCCCTGGACGCGCTGGTCGCCAACGACCTGCACGCCGTGCACGTCCCCGAGAGCTACGGCGGCGCCGGCGCCGACGCCCTGGCCACCGTCATCGTCATCGAGGAGGTCGCCCGCGTCTGCGTCAGCTCCTCGCTGATCCCGGCCGTCAACAAGCTCGGCTCCCTCCCGGTGATCCTGTCCGGCTCCGAGGAACTGAAGAAGAAGTACCTCGGCCCGCTGGCCAAGGGCGACGCGATGTTCTCCTACTGCCTCTCCGAGCCCGACGCGGGCTCCGACGCGGCCGGCATGAAGACCCGCGCGGTCCGCGACGGCGACTCCTGGGTCCTCAACGGCGTCAAGCGCTGGATCACCAACGCCGGCGTCTCGGAGTACTACACGGTGATGGCCGTCACCGACCCCGACAAGCGCTCCAAGGGCATCAGCGCCTTCGTGGTGGAGAAGTCCGATGCGGGCGTGTCGTTCGGCGCCCCGGAGAAGAAGCTGGGCATCAAGGGCTCCCCGACCCGCGAGGTCTACCTCGACAACGTCCGCATCCCCGCCGACCGCATGATCGGCGCAGAGGGCACCGGCTTCGCCACCGCCATGAAGACCCTCGACCACACCCGCATCACCATCGCCGCCCAGGCCCTGGGCGTGGCCCAGGGCGCCCTGGACTACGCCAAGGGCTACGTGAAGGAGCGCAAGCAGTTCGGCAAGCCGATCGCCGACTTCCAGGGCGTGCAGTTCATGCTCGCCGACATGGCCATGAAGCTGGAGGCCGCCCGCCAGCTCACCTACGCGGCCGCGGCGAAGTCCGAGCGGGTCGACGGCGATCTGACCTTCTTCGGTGCGGCGGCCAAGTGCTTCGCCTCCGACGTGGCGATGGAGGTCACCACCGACGCCGTGCAGCTGCTGGGCGGCTACGGCTACACCCGTGACTACCCGCTCGAGCGCATGATGCGCGACGCCAAGATCACCCAGATCTACGAGGGCACCAACCAGGTCCAGCGCATCGTCATGGCCCGCAACCTCCCGTAA